The following are encoded together in the Bradyrhizobium sp. CCGUVB1N3 genome:
- a CDS encoding ABC transporter permease gives MSEAVVQHKTEEPLARAAARSGWFKRAIESDLFYSFRRSKITMIAAAITLLFFLLAIFASLLAVQNPFDPAQLQLLNSRISPLWTADGQSPFLLGTDEQGRDVLSAILYGLRISLLVGILGVVFSGALGILLGLTAGYFGGAVDGLIMRVADVQLSFPAILIALLINGIAKSLLGNKLDEMSMLGVLVLAIGLSFWVQYARTVRGSVMVEKNKDYVAAAQLIGLPAPVIMLRHVLPNTMGPILVIATINLALAIITEATLSFLGSGMPETMPSLGTLIRIGNNYLFAGEWWIVAFPGLALAVLILSINLLGDWLRDALNPKLR, from the coding sequence ATGAGCGAGGCCGTCGTCCAGCACAAAACGGAAGAGCCCCTCGCGCGCGCTGCGGCCCGTTCCGGCTGGTTCAAGCGCGCCATCGAGAGCGACCTGTTCTATTCCTTCCGCCGCTCCAAGATCACCATGATCGCGGCTGCGATCACGCTGCTGTTCTTCCTGCTGGCGATCTTCGCCTCGTTGCTCGCCGTACAGAATCCGTTTGATCCGGCGCAGCTCCAGCTCCTGAATTCGCGCATCTCGCCGCTCTGGACCGCGGACGGCCAGAGCCCGTTCCTGCTCGGCACCGACGAGCAGGGCCGCGACGTGCTTTCGGCGATCCTCTACGGCTTGCGGATCTCTCTCCTCGTCGGCATCCTCGGCGTCGTGTTCTCCGGCGCGCTCGGAATCCTGCTTGGCCTCACGGCCGGCTATTTCGGCGGCGCCGTCGACGGCCTAATCATGCGCGTCGCCGACGTGCAGCTCTCCTTCCCCGCGATCCTGATCGCGCTTCTGATCAACGGCATCGCCAAATCGCTGCTCGGCAACAAGCTCGACGAGATGAGCATGCTCGGCGTGCTGGTGCTCGCGATCGGCCTGAGCTTCTGGGTGCAATATGCCCGCACGGTGCGCGGCTCGGTCATGGTCGAGAAGAACAAGGACTATGTTGCCGCCGCGCAGCTGATCGGCCTGCCCGCGCCCGTGATCATGCTGCGCCACGTGCTGCCGAACACGATGGGGCCGATCCTGGTGATTGCCACCATCAACCTGGCGCTCGCCATCATCACCGAGGCGACGCTGTCGTTCCTCGGCTCGGGCATGCCCGAGACCATGCCCTCACTCGGTACGCTCATTCGCATCGGCAACAACTATCTGTTCGCCGGCGAATGGTGGATCGTCGCCTTCCCGGGCCTCGCGCTCGCCGTGCTGATCCTCTCCATCAACCTGCTCGGCGACTGGCTGCGCGACGCGCTCAATCCCAAGCTCAGGTGA
- a CDS encoding ABC transporter ATP-binding protein, with translation MTDTVLSVRNLQVEFASRRGTLRAIDGVSFDIAKGEVLGVVGESGAGKSVTGLAVIGLIDPPGRIAGGEIQLAGTRIDNLPPEEMRRVRGKRIGMIFQDPLTSLNPLYKIGDQIVETIRTHLNLSEQAARRRAIDLLAEVGIPAPEKRIDGYPHEFSGGMRQRVVIALAICAEPELIIADEPTTALDVSVQAQIISLIKRLGRDHGTAVMLVTHDMGVIAEASDRVAVMYAGRVAEIGPVQDVVKNPLHPYAKGLMGAIPTLAGEDKRLVQIPGSMPRLSAIPRGCSFNPRCAFAFDRCRVERPEPLARGAQSVACHLYDNVPAESAA, from the coding sequence ATGACCGATACAGTTCTCTCCGTGCGTAACCTTCAGGTGGAGTTCGCCTCCCGCCGCGGCACGCTGCGCGCGATCGACGGCGTCTCCTTCGACATAGCCAAGGGCGAGGTGCTGGGCGTGGTCGGCGAGTCCGGTGCCGGCAAGTCGGTCACCGGGCTCGCGGTGATCGGCTTGATCGATCCGCCCGGCCGTATTGCCGGCGGCGAGATCCAACTCGCGGGCACGCGGATCGACAACCTGCCACCGGAGGAGATGCGCCGCGTCAGGGGCAAGCGGATCGGCATGATCTTCCAGGATCCGCTGACCTCGCTCAACCCGCTGTACAAGATCGGCGACCAGATCGTGGAGACGATCCGCACACATCTGAATCTGTCCGAGCAGGCCGCGCGCCGCCGCGCCATCGATCTCCTCGCCGAGGTCGGCATCCCCGCGCCGGAGAAACGCATCGACGGCTATCCGCACGAATTCTCCGGCGGCATGCGCCAGCGCGTGGTGATTGCGCTCGCGATCTGCGCCGAACCCGAGCTGATCATTGCGGACGAGCCGACCACCGCGCTCGACGTTTCCGTGCAGGCGCAGATCATCTCGCTGATCAAGCGGCTCGGGCGCGACCACGGCACCGCGGTGATGCTGGTGACCCACGACATGGGCGTGATCGCGGAGGCCTCCGACCGCGTCGCGGTGATGTATGCCGGCCGTGTCGCCGAGATCGGCCCGGTGCAGGACGTCGTGAAGAATCCGCTGCACCCCTACGCCAAGGGCCTGATGGGTGCGATCCCGACGCTCGCCGGCGAGGACAAGCGCCTGGTACAGATCCCCGGCTCCATGCCGCGCCTGTCGGCGATCCCGCGCGGCTGCTCGTTCAATCCGCGCTGCGCCTTTGCCTTCGACCGCTGCCGCGTCGAGCGGCCCGAGCCGCTTGCCCGAGGCGCACAATCGGTCGCCTGCCACCTCTATGACAACGTCCCCGCGGAGAGCGCAGCATGA
- a CDS encoding ABC transporter ATP-binding protein, whose protein sequence is MSAPFVQARNLRRVFDVSKPWLNRVLEGGHLEYLKAVDGVTFDINKGETFALVGESGSGKTTVARMIVGLLPPSSGQVLIDGVSMTDPRQAPARRRLRRRIQMIFQDPYASLNPRFRVDAIIAEPIRAFDLIQGERDIQARVGELLSLVGLHPDDRLKYPHEFSGGQRQRIAIARALASDAEFIVCDEPTSALDVSVQAQILNLMRDLQDKFGLTYMFISHNLAVVRHMASRVGVMYLGRIAEIAEGRELFARPRMPYTKMLLGAVPDLAMSGRQRIPVKGEIPNPIDPPPGCAFNPRCPLAFDLCRKETPQLIDGVACHAVNTAPVPA, encoded by the coding sequence ATGAGCGCGCCGTTCGTCCAGGCCAGGAACCTGCGCCGCGTCTTCGACGTCTCGAAGCCATGGCTCAACCGGGTGCTCGAAGGCGGGCATCTCGAATATCTCAAGGCCGTCGACGGCGTCACCTTCGACATCAACAAGGGCGAGACCTTTGCGCTGGTCGGAGAATCAGGCTCAGGCAAGACGACCGTCGCACGGATGATCGTCGGGCTGCTGCCGCCAAGCTCGGGCCAGGTGCTGATCGACGGCGTCTCGATGACCGACCCGAGGCAGGCGCCGGCGCGCCGCCGCCTGCGCCGCCGCATCCAGATGATCTTCCAGGACCCCTACGCGAGTCTCAATCCACGCTTCCGGGTCGACGCCATCATCGCCGAGCCGATCCGCGCCTTCGACCTGATCCAGGGCGAGCGCGACATCCAGGCCCGGGTCGGCGAATTGTTGAGCCTGGTGGGGCTGCATCCAGACGACCGGCTGAAATACCCGCACGAATTCTCCGGCGGTCAGCGCCAGCGCATCGCGATCGCGCGTGCGCTGGCGTCCGACGCCGAGTTCATCGTCTGCGACGAGCCGACCTCGGCGCTCGACGTGTCCGTGCAGGCGCAGATCCTCAATCTGATGCGTGACCTCCAGGACAAGTTCGGCTTGACCTACATGTTCATCAGCCACAACCTCGCGGTCGTCCGCCACATGGCGAGCCGCGTCGGCGTGATGTATCTCGGCCGCATCGCCGAGATTGCCGAAGGCCGCGAGCTGTTTGCGCGCCCGCGCATGCCGTACACGAAGATGCTGCTCGGCGCAGTGCCGGATCTCGCGATGTCCGGCCGCCAACGGATTCCGGTCAAGGGCGAGATCCCGAACCCGATCGATCCGCCGCCGGGCTGCGCGTTCAATCCACGCTGCCCCCTTGCGTTCGATCTCTGCCGGAAGGAGACGCCGCAACTGATCGACGGCGTCGCCTGCCACGCCGTCAACACCGCCCCGGTGCCGGCGTGA
- a CDS encoding gamma-glutamyltransferase family protein, translating to MASNVNPDPFTTRPEIEGTFGVVASTHWIATAVGMAILEKGGNAFDAGVATAFTLQVVEPHLNGPGGDVPIIVHDVKRGRTEVICGQGPAPARATIAHYKSEGLDMVPGTGLLAACVPGTFESWMMLLRDYGTMRVRDVLEPAISYACDGYPLVERACATIKTVEQLFRRHWPTSAAVYLPNGEVPKPGTLFTNKTLAATYSRILSEAESGGGGRDAEIERARNAWSKGFVAEAIDKFCRTQEVMDVSGSPHRGVLSADDMARWQPTIETPLTYDYGRYTVCKAGVWSQGPVTLQQLALLKGFALDGLDPTGPEFIHLQIECAKLAFADREKFYGDPKFNEIPVATLLSDAYNDERRKLVTDKASLDFRPGSVEGFGGVVKLRRAEGQREAVGALGAGEPTVGRFGEVRGDTVHFDIIDKAGNMVSSTPSGGWLQSSPIIPELGFCLGSRAQMFWLEEGHPASLAPGKRPRTTLSPTMALRDGEPYLAWGSPGGDQQDQWITQFFLRHIHCNLNLQEAIDAPAWHSEHFPISFWPRTARPGVLVVENRVPKATIENLRERGHIIEVGPDWSEGRLTAASRVGVRRRAAANPRGMQGYAAGR from the coding sequence ATGGCCAGCAACGTCAATCCGGATCCCTTCACGACGAGGCCCGAGATCGAAGGAACGTTCGGGGTCGTCGCCAGCACGCACTGGATCGCGACCGCCGTCGGCATGGCCATCCTCGAAAAAGGCGGCAACGCGTTTGATGCCGGCGTCGCGACCGCCTTCACGCTCCAGGTGGTCGAGCCGCATCTCAACGGCCCCGGCGGCGACGTGCCCATCATCGTGCATGACGTCAAGCGCGGCCGCACCGAGGTGATCTGCGGCCAGGGCCCGGCCCCGGCGCGCGCCACCATCGCCCACTACAAGAGCGAAGGGCTCGACATGGTGCCGGGCACCGGCCTGCTCGCGGCCTGCGTTCCCGGCACCTTCGAATCCTGGATGATGCTGCTCCGCGACTACGGCACGATGCGCGTGCGCGACGTGCTGGAGCCAGCGATATCCTACGCATGCGACGGCTATCCGCTGGTCGAGCGCGCCTGCGCGACGATCAAGACCGTCGAGCAACTGTTCCGCAGGCACTGGCCGACGTCGGCCGCGGTTTACCTGCCGAACGGCGAAGTCCCGAAACCCGGCACGCTCTTCACCAACAAGACGCTCGCCGCCACCTATTCGCGCATCCTGAGCGAAGCCGAAAGCGGCGGCGGTGGCCGCGACGCCGAGATCGAGCGCGCGCGGAACGCCTGGTCGAAAGGCTTCGTCGCCGAGGCCATCGACAAGTTCTGCCGGACCCAGGAGGTGATGGACGTCAGCGGCTCGCCGCATCGCGGCGTGCTCTCGGCCGACGACATGGCGCGCTGGCAGCCGACCATCGAAACGCCGCTGACCTATGATTACGGCCGCTACACCGTCTGCAAGGCCGGCGTCTGGAGCCAGGGTCCGGTCACCTTGCAGCAGCTTGCGCTGCTCAAGGGCTTTGCCCTCGACGGGCTCGATCCGACGGGCCCCGAATTCATCCATCTCCAGATCGAATGCGCCAAGCTTGCTTTCGCCGATCGCGAAAAGTTCTACGGCGATCCCAAGTTCAACGAGATCCCGGTCGCGACGCTACTGTCGGATGCCTACAACGACGAACGCCGCAAGCTCGTCACCGACAAGGCCTCGCTCGACTTCCGGCCCGGCTCGGTCGAAGGCTTTGGCGGGGTCGTCAAGCTGCGCCGCGCCGAAGGCCAACGCGAGGCCGTCGGCGCGCTGGGCGCCGGCGAGCCCACCGTCGGTCGGTTCGGCGAGGTGCGCGGCGACACAGTGCATTTCGACATCATCGACAAGGCCGGCAACATGGTGTCCTCGACGCCGTCGGGCGGCTGGCTACAATCCTCGCCGATCATTCCGGAGCTAGGCTTCTGTCTGGGCAGCCGCGCCCAGATGTTCTGGCTGGAGGAGGGTCACCCCGCCTCACTCGCGCCGGGCAAGCGTCCGCGCACCACGCTGTCGCCGACCATGGCGCTGCGCGACGGCGAGCCGTATCTCGCCTGGGGATCCCCGGGCGGTGACCAGCAGGATCAGTGGATCACCCAGTTCTTCCTGCGGCATATCCATTGCAACCTCAATCTGCAGGAGGCGATCGACGCGCCGGCCTGGCATTCCGAGCATTTCCCGATCTCGTTCTGGCCGCGCACGGCGCGTCCCGGCGTGCTCGTGGTCGAGAACCGCGTGCCCAAGGCGACGATCGAGAATTTGCGCGAGCGCGGGCATATCATCGAGGTCGGTCCCGACTGGTCCGAAGGCCGCCTCACCGCCGCATCGCGCGTCGGGGTGCGCCGACGCGCTGCCGCGAATCCACGGGGCATGCAAGGTTACGCGGCAGGACGCTGA
- a CDS encoding DUF1028 domain-containing protein, whose translation MTWSIIARDPATGQFGIAVATRFFAVGARVPFIAAGLGAIATQAFVNPYYGIDGVKLLREGLNAHDVLAALLATDDGRESRQIHIMDASGEVAAHTGRDCVDWCGHTAGSGFSIAGNMLAGPDVLSETAKTYIANDSLPFPRRLLAAMRAGEAAGGDKRGKQSAALLIHGEEEWSALDLRVDDHPDPLAELARLEQVSNELWVHFRASLPTRRNPAGITDRAVIDARIAAARATEQ comes from the coding sequence ATGACCTGGTCGATCATCGCGCGAGATCCTGCCACCGGCCAGTTCGGCATCGCGGTTGCGACGCGATTCTTCGCCGTCGGCGCGCGCGTACCCTTCATCGCCGCCGGCCTTGGCGCCATCGCGACGCAGGCTTTCGTCAATCCCTATTATGGCATCGACGGCGTCAAGCTGTTGCGCGAAGGCCTGAATGCGCATGACGTGCTCGCGGCGCTGCTCGCGACCGATGATGGCCGTGAAAGCCGCCAGATCCACATCATGGATGCCAGCGGTGAAGTCGCGGCGCACACCGGCCGCGACTGCGTCGACTGGTGCGGACACACGGCGGGAAGCGGCTTCTCCATTGCCGGCAACATGCTTGCCGGTCCCGACGTCCTCAGCGAGACGGCAAAGACCTACATCGCCAATGACAGCCTGCCCTTCCCGCGCCGCCTGCTCGCGGCAATGCGCGCCGGCGAGGCCGCCGGCGGCGACAAGCGCGGCAAGCAATCTGCTGCACTCCTCATTCATGGCGAGGAGGAATGGTCCGCGCTCGACCTGCGCGTCGACGATCATCCAGATCCGCTTGCCGAGCTGGCACGGCTCGAGCAGGTCAGCAACGAGCTCTGGGTGCATTTCCGCGCCTCGCTGCCGACCCGCCGGAATCCTGCGGGGATCACCGACCGCGCCGTGATCGATGCCCGCATCGCGGCGGCCCGCGCGACAGAGCAATGA
- a CDS encoding ABC transporter ATP-binding protein — protein MSAAPLIEIQGLRVRFHGDDGRITHAVDSVDLSVANGATLGLVGESGCGKSVTSLAIMGLLPKQTSEVTGNIRFDGVDLLQTSDQTLRDLRGNRLAMIFQEPMTSLNPSFTIGDQIVETILRHRGGSRKSARERAIELLRRVHIPSPERRIDEYPHKLSGGMRQRVMIAMALACDPRLLIADEPTTALDVTLQAQILELMRELKAASGAAIILITHDLGVVAEVCDEVAVMYAGEIVERAPVDELFASPQHPYTVGLLGSIPRLDQRAEQLATIEGMVPNMAHPPAGCRFAARCPFVRETCTKAPPALAEVSAGHLSRCIRAPLEQLVS, from the coding sequence ATGAGCGCGGCGCCCCTCATCGAAATCCAGGGCCTGCGCGTCCGCTTCCACGGCGACGATGGCCGCATCACCCACGCGGTGGACAGCGTCGATCTCAGCGTCGCCAACGGCGCGACGCTCGGCCTCGTCGGCGAATCCGGCTGCGGCAAGAGCGTGACGTCGCTTGCGATCATGGGACTGTTGCCGAAGCAGACCAGCGAGGTCACCGGCAACATCCGCTTCGATGGTGTCGATCTCCTGCAAACCTCCGACCAGACCCTGCGCGACCTGCGCGGCAACCGGCTCGCGATGATCTTCCAGGAGCCGATGACCTCGCTCAATCCGAGCTTCACCATCGGCGACCAGATCGTCGAGACGATCCTGCGCCACCGCGGCGGCTCAAGGAAGAGCGCGCGCGAGCGGGCGATCGAGTTGCTCCGCCGCGTCCATATCCCTTCGCCCGAGCGGCGCATCGACGAATATCCGCACAAGCTCTCCGGCGGCATGCGCCAGCGCGTGATGATCGCGATGGCGCTGGCCTGCGATCCGCGGCTTCTGATCGCGGACGAGCCGACCACGGCGCTCGACGTCACCTTGCAGGCTCAGATTCTTGAGCTGATGCGTGAATTGAAGGCGGCGAGCGGCGCCGCCATCATCCTGATCACCCATGACCTCGGCGTCGTCGCCGAAGTCTGCGACGAGGTGGCGGTGATGTATGCCGGCGAGATCGTCGAGCGAGCGCCGGTGGACGAATTGTTTGCCTCGCCGCAGCATCCGTACACCGTCGGGCTGCTCGGCTCGATCCCGCGCCTCGACCAACGCGCCGAGCAGCTTGCAACGATCGAAGGCATGGTGCCGAACATGGCACATCCGCCGGCCGGCTGCCGCTTCGCGGCAAGATGCCCGTTCGTGCGCGAGACCTGCACGAAAGCGCCGCCGGCGCTCGCCGAAGTGAGCGCCGGCCACCTCTCGCGCTGCATCCGCGCGCCGCTCGAGCAACTGGTGTCGTGA